Part of the Primulina huaijiensis isolate GDHJ02 chromosome 15, ASM1229523v2, whole genome shotgun sequence genome is shown below.
TTAAGCACACTGCAATCTGCACCATTCCCACATGCCCAATCCATAGCCCTCAGCAGCTCGTCTTCGGGAGTCTGCTCGTCCGCTACGCAGTAATCCGCAAATTGTCCATCTAACACATGTTGAGATATATTAAGGACTAATATGTATATAAGACTTTGAAAAATCCgaaaagaaaaaacaagaagattaaTGGATACCCGAATTTCGTAAAATCGATAACAAAAAGGTAAGAGCAAACAGAGTTTTCCTTGGCAGAGCCCACATGAGAATTAAGATGTTCTAGCAGCTTAGGCTTGATTTGAACTTCAAATGGGAATCCTTTATAATAAGCAAGGTGCTGAGATGGAGTGAACAAGAAACCATGgaaataataatattcttttcTTGGAAAAGTTGAATACCCAAGCAAATGCTTTTGCTTTTTCAAGATCCCGTGATAATAAGAAGTCCATATTCTTTTGGATAACATGGATAGTGTTCTTGTGGATAAAATGCACTGGTTACTCTATCGTAGCCTAACGTCCCAAGTGGGAACTACATGGTTGGATGTCTCCACCATCGATCATTCACGTGTAATGTTGAGTTGTGTTCATACTACTATCAGGTATTACCTTAACGTTCAACTATGATATTTTGTTACATTAGCACTATCAATATTAACATTACTCATGTGTTGAGCTATTAATTATTGGATACACGATATATGTATTACTCTGAATGTAACATCTGATCGATCATATTCATATGAATATCCAGCTTGCAACTATTGCTT
Proteins encoded:
- the LOC140960197 gene encoding glucan endo-1,3-beta-glucosidase 4-like, encoding MWALPRKTLFALTFLLSILRNSDGQFADYCVADEQTPEDELLRAMDWACGNGADCSVLKLNQRCYLPNTVIAHASYAFNSYYQNMKHKGGSCYFRGAAVLTGLDPSHDSCKFEELP